AATTGAACACAGGAAATATCAGACTCTGTACTTCCCAAGTCAGACCTCAAGCATTCAAgtcaaaagtaaacaaaatataCAGAATGTACAAACAGCAATAGTGCAAAACAATGTCAATGGTTTACCACTTATGGTGGTAAGCCAACTTAAGAGTGCCCCTGAGAgttttttgagataagagctgtcttgttatgctttaaaagaggaactgcacttttattggaATTTTGCCTTTGTTTTAAtccatgctaaatattaaatacattcgatcaaaagtccgcttacaatggagccaatgggagccgctatattctgcctataaagcccgtAAGAAAAaacccaaacacctccattaaaattttatataccgtattttttggactataagtcgcagtttttttttcatagtttggccgggctccagtgcgacttatacatgtttttttctttttttattatgcattttcggcaggtgcgacttatactctgaaaaatacggtacgtgctgtaagtatatatgtaatgcaaatttctaaaaacatgtaatattgaactattttgaaccttttaagcatacgtggcacattaatttaaaaacattgcaAAGTtcgctttttgtttttttaacataataaccgattattgctcactgcagacttcatgagagccaacatacATAAACCatcatttactgtacaatgtctgcggtCATTAGGATGcccactgctaggatgttcatatattcccattgagatgaagaatgactcataatcctcgcaaagaaaaaggACGGTGGGACCAAACgtctttgtgtcgttctcgccatttacgAGGCTAATTTGGCTGTCAAAGAGTCCAATTTGTCGGAATACATCCTTATGCTttttctatccaggtgagaggcatggtttatgatatagaataaacttccagggagcaaggaagagAGGAAACAGCACGCCACTCGACGTAAACATTAcacacaagctcgtgatcacgGCGCTGGTATAAATGgttcgtctgcgttagcgcttatgataacaatagcactaatacctggttaatattcaaatcacgaaatgtaaattgagtattgttggtgctttttgcatGTTCTTTTATTGGAGTTTATAGGTGGTATAGAGGACTTctcattggctccactgtaaactgatgtttgtttacatttatttacgagttagaatgcataaaaaaaatccatccgtcttaATGTATTTCATAACGATtgggaacaataggcaaaattcaaaaataaagtgcagttcccctttaagttacaagcaaaaATTTTAACAAGCACTTATTCTTttattgtttggatactttacataagttttgagtgatactacaaatgtgggtatcaatccaatactacGTAGTAACAGGGGCAGAATTAGTCAAACTGCTGATGCTGATACTTAAAGTTTTTATTTAATGATTCATTTTTCGATCATAATTATAAATCAGACAAAACACAGGTTGTAGTGTAacaatataaatcaaatattCAAATTACTTCCTTATTGCCTATCATTACATACAATATTTCAAGCAAAATAACAACATAAGCAAAAACGACTTCTTcctaaatttgtaaacaataacaaaaactaatttcatttttttgtgccatcaaaaaaaaaaagaaaatattgctATACTTCTGGACAACTCAAACTATGCAATGTTATCTGTGGTAAAATATGTGGACTTTGAAAACAGTGTACCTGCAATGTCCTTCTCTTCCTCTTCCACCTCCTCTTTGACATCCTGCAGCTTGCTCCCAGGGTGAGTTGCAGGGCACGTTACCCCCGGGATCTGGGGGAGACATGGTGGGGTGCGGGAGAGAGGAGAGTTTCTGCAATCCAACAAAAACTTCCTGTCATAGATGATGCGGGTACCTGTGTTGATGAGAAAAGTAGAACAACATTGTTTTAACTGTCAAACCAGACATCATAGCAggactatttaccgtatttttcggactataagtcgaggtttttttcatagtttggccgtgggtgcgatgtatactctggagcgacttatgtgtgaaattattaacatattatcgtaaaaaatatcaaataatattatttatctcattcgcgtgagcgacgaagaaaatgtccgctaTCGTCACATACACACACGTCAGGAAtagtcactcacacgccaaccaataagaattcggcggggggcgggtcatggcagaagtgcattgtgggttttggaatgctaactgttatgcgctactgccggagctattcaaatagatcacagcaacattggcggtaacttataaaaactgagaaggactgaactaaaatggcaccgaaaaggaaatcatatactgcagattacaagctggacgtagtgaaatatgcaccagaaaacggcgatcgagcagcagaaagaatggacgctagcgccgcataccaggagcgacaccgtggaggaagatttcatcggatttagcgatcgggagtgacatatggtttggtaaacgtttagcatgttctatatgttataattatttgaatgactcttgccaagatgtgttgcgttaacataccaggcacgttctcagttggttatttatgcctcatacaacgtacacttattcagcctgttattcactattctttatttattttaaattgcctttctaatgtctattcttggtgttggattttatcaaacaatttcccccaaaaatgcgacttatactccagtgcgaggtatatgtttttttccttctttattatgcattttcggccgatgcgacgtataccctggagcgacttatactccgaaaaatacggtaactaaattGTTCAACCAGGCCATATTTCCAGCAAGTTAAGGACTGGGGGGGTCTGACTTCTCCCttcaccattaccgtatttttcggactataagtcgcagttttttttcatagtttggctgggggtacgatttatactcaggagcgacttatgtgtgaaattattaacacattactgtaaaatatcaaataatattatttagctcattcacgtaagagactcgacgtataagattccatgggatttagcgattaggagtgacagattgtttggtaaacgtatagcatgttctatatgttataattatttgaatgactcttaccataatatgttacgttaacataccaggcacgttctcagttggttatttatgcgtcatataacgtacacttattattctttatttattttaaattgcctttcaaatgtctattcttggtgtagagttttatcaaataaatttccgcaaaaaatgcgacttatactccagtgcgacttatatgtttttttccttcttatcATGCATTTCcggtcagtgcgacttataccccggcgcgccttatactccgaaaaatacggtagtgtcatTTTGAGAACCAGAATCCTCTTAGTGGACATTGGTTTTTGATCCATTTCTtaagtcagagttacacatttcagaaaaaaagctATACTTATGCAAAATACaactgtccactgcagtggacgcttgcTTTTTGGACAAGGGTCTTCAACATTTTCCAGGACAAGGACTACCAAACTGATGAAAAAATGGAGTGGATACCCCTACTTGTATATTACACATACATTTGtgattacattttaatttaaactgATTCTAAAAAAGGTACGTTATTGCGCAATATAAATATTTGAATAATACAGTATAGCGCTGCTAATCATTAGCTAGCAACGGGCACGCTAATTTCTAGCTGACAGAGTGCTAAATGTTAATTTTAAATGctaacaattataatataatccTTATAATTATTCATGTCTTTTATTTTAAACCTGCAAGGTACTGTGAGTAGGGTGGCTATGCCACTGCCATTTCTAAACTACACTATAGTGTGTTTTTTAAAGACATTTGCATTTGTGGAAAATTTGTGTttggaatataaaaaaatatattaaacaacAAAGTCTAAAACATTTGACAACTCCCTGCTTTAaggaggttaaaatgtcaatgcaaataTTCCAAGGTGTTTacactggtccaagttcctctatacaacaggaatacTACAGTGTTttataggaatttgctgcaaaaatgttagtcttgAACTGAACTCGGAGGCCGACCTGGTGTCAAAGCTGGGCAGGATTTGGTCCCTGAGCCATCAGATCAATAGCATTGCTTTAAAGTAATAATTGCTAAAATACATTAGGGGACTGAATAGGCTAGGAGTTACAAACCCTATTCCTTGAGTGGAAGAAACCAAGTTATAgaagcgcgcgtgtgtgtgtgttgatgtatGAGAGTATGGGAATGCAGAGGGGAGTGGTTTAGGCTGCAATGACTTCTAGGAAATCAGGGCACATAATATTCCCTCTTCAAAAAGACACATTGAGATTGAAGCCACATGTTTTTAGACTTTGGCTCTGCAGCAGGCTTTCGAACAAAACAACATTCTCAGCTATGTAATATGCATTCTTCTTGTTCTCTGCAACATAATACAAAGGTTCTTCTATTAAACATGTAGGTTGTCATATATTACACCATCCTGGCATGTTTGTGGTGTGTCAAGATTTGGACTTAGCATTTTATGGCTCAGTGTGTTGGAAATTGGCCTGTCAGAGTATATGTCAGACATGGAGTGATCAGCTGCTGGTGTCATTCTCAATTGGAGTTTGACCCATTCTGTACAGCTGATCAGGTCCGTTCACAAGGGAGAAAAACATATTATGCAAGAACTGCACTCTGAGCACTTTGTCCGGGACAAAAGGGAGGCGGAGAAGAAGGGGCGGGGGTAGTGATAAGGTGTGAAATATGGGCTGCCATGCATAACACAACAGCAGTTTCTGTagttgtactgtattgtgcatgcctgggctcagcaacacacagaTTGTAAGAACGTTTCTTGTTTCAACCGATTTTCTTAATTCCTTCAATTGCACATTATAGTGGAATGCAAAACATTTATTCCTACAAGTTCTGTCCCTGAAATGTAGAGCAGAAAACCATGCAGAGATAGGACAGCCTCCAGCCTTTACGCAACCAATCACTTTGCTGTGCTGGCTACAGGATAAACACCTCCTTTAAACAACATTGGGTGGGAGAAATCTTGTTTACAACTGCATAAAACACTGGCTACATAGTAGAAAAAGCCATTTGTTATATTGAGAAGACATTTTATAATCAGTCAGTTTTTGGTCAatggtttaaaaataaatatatactttgGCATATTTGTGGCTACTTGAAAGACTTGAAACCACATTATACAAACTTTGCAAACTCCACATGCACACTGtgataatgccatccatccatccattttctaccgcttattcccttcggggtcgcggggggcgctggagcctatctcagctacaatcgggcggaaggcggagtacaccctggacaagtcgccacctcatcgcagggccaacacagatagacaaacaacattcacacactagggccaatttagtgttgctaatcaacctatccccaggtgcatacagCAATCAGCACATTTTCTGTTAGTTAAAACTATGGAATTAGGGTCGGGCAGGCTGATACAAATATCTACAGTATTGATACCAACATTAGTATCAGTACCAGATTAAAACTAAGGAAATAAGTtcaatattttctgttttttactGTTAATTTTCACAAATGTATGTGTTTTTTAATGTAGTTTGTGTTAGATTGTGAATTATGTTATCCTGTTGACAAACTTAAAAAGTTATTGGACACTAGAGGGCCTTGGGAGCAAAAAGCAAAAGCCAATTTACGAGCTAAATTGGTTCTGTGACCCTgttcttaaagaggaactgcattttttttggaattgtgcctatcgttcacaattattacaacggatgtgttttctttttaatgcattctaactcgtgaaTGAATAaatgtctgcttacaatggagtcaatgggaggttcTCTGTTCAGCCCATTAAaccccaaaaactgccaacaattatccatttacattttgcgacttcaatattaaccaagagttagtgatattattataagtgctaacgcagacaaactatttatagtggcgctgtgatcacaagcttgtgtaccAATGTTGGCAAGATCGACTGATGAGCTGCCTCCTTGCCTCTGTGCTCGTGAAAatgtattctagatcataaatcatggttCTCACTTTGATAGTAGAAAGATGAGGacttaatccgacaagttggtacactttcacAGACAATTTAGACCCAAAAATGGCAACAAAGTCACAAAAAGACAGTTGGTTCCACCCTCCGTTTCttcacgaggattatgagtcactaTACATCTAAACGGGAACATAACAttttatcagtcggcatcctaatgactgcagacattgtacagtaagtgatgtttaattatttttattggctctcatgaagtctgcagttagtaaaaattagttggaaaaaaagcaaacgtcatgatgcgtttttgaaacttATGTGCCGTGTAtgttaaaaatgatcaaaatacataaatattacatgctattataaatgtgcctagtACTACAATACATtgttacttacatcatgtatataaaactttatggaggtgtttgaatggtttttaagggctttataggcaaaatagagcaACTCTTGTAGgcgccattgtaagcagactttcgaTTGCAtgcatttactatttagaatgcattaaaaagaaaaacatgttcttgtcttaGAGAAGGATTGTGAAATtccaaaaatagtgcagttcccctttaacttaaaacatttgtatcccAAATtctctcccattgaaattaatttaaatacataattGGACATTCCCctctaacatgtaacatgtcttttaaaaagagaaactaacttttagataggaaatattgtataaaaacaatacaatctcCTCTCCCTTATGTTCACTTCTCGTCGTAGTTTTAggagcctctttttgcactgctcttcaAACTCTAAATGTTATTGATCAACTGGCCTCTCGATGAAATTGACAAGATTTAATAAAAAGCTCCGGTTCAATGGAATCTGTTTGTCCTGACCAAACATTTGTTGCTGGATGGAcgcttgggagaagtggagggtcgtgtgcCTTGCAATTCCTTCCGTCGAGGACATCGACACCTATTCGAAACTATGATAACGGGTCATCTGCTGTAAGTATTGTGCATTTCCCGTGTATATCGACAAATTTGGAAAATGATGGTAGCCGTTCAAACTGCTTCGCCGACAAACACACCATCGGCAGCTTCTCCGttgtttcatggataaatgttcacCGTTTATATAATATTTTAACATTCTAGGCTGGCGTtgttcattctgcttcagtatggtgcagacgacCAGTGATACACAACTAAATTATCTCGCCAAGTTGGCGACAAGCTTGGTCATGTCTTGGAGGATTACTTTTCTCATTCAATTAATATTATCTAATTGTTCTTCCCAGCACTGCCCTTCACACTCACATTTTCCTACTCATGATTAGAAAACAAAACgtatgtcgatctctagctataagctaatgctagcaagtaaggcTGGGTGTTTTGGGCGGATGTTACGGGGTTCACGATGGCATTTGCTACGCCCAATAATAGCAGGGATGATTGTAAGtcaaatgtttgcttgcaatttaacacaattagctgagagacatTTCTTATCTCAAAACCCTTTTAAGTTGGGGCActattaggccatgtctacactaagtcgtttaaccccttaaaccaggcctgggcaattattttgactcgggggccaaatatctatttttaggaacactaatgcaaaacctcacaataatgtctgattgaatgctaaaaacattatgacagaccgccttaaaaaacagaatggaatttaatttttttttactgaatgaaccagaatgtacatgaaaataaaagaatgtggggtttacaatattaactatgaacgataaaacactgaatattgacaacatatgaacgtcgattgacatattttacaatcaagcgaaacgcaacaaacagcaaaatatgaacgcgaaaaaaagaaagaaaacccacatactatctgatatatcactaagctttagaactttgttgtaaaaatctccttccgcgtctgtccctgacacccgcatttcaggctggccgctctggaaacactctgtggaaacgctccccacccaccctgcttggtgcctcgtttgaggggctgtgacttagattaccatagtaactaattagattaccacagtaactaattagattaccatattaactagtatatcatgcaaaaacgCAGAttccaactagggctgggcgatatatcgatatactcgatgtatcacgggtttgtctctatgcgatatagaaaatgactatcgtgatattcgagtatacgttctcacgcagttgcttttagctgcagggcattaaactgcattcgtttctcactctttcctgtctttccttctcacagagactaaaacaagcgcaccttcttacataaacgtgagcaacgtcacacgctcccatacaggtagcgacatggtaaccttagctgtgatgctaacagctaacagtgtggtttgagtggtaatacaagagaaagaaggtgcaaatctggtaagaaatgaaggaataattaattcccaagaaaaacaacatggggtccatcgtctgacggtggtttggcttcaagcgggaatatgtctttacatcatgtcaacatctccggtcggtgccacaccaactaaatgccgaagcaactatttccacatcaacaccgtaggacatatactatttgatatgcagctcatttttatgtcacATGTATTGAAATATCTtttgtgtcatcatgcacaaaagtgcacttatagcttgttttaaaatgtctctgataatcttgcactttctgttttgaaatgacatgaatgtttgtgccactgcttaataactgtttaataaatacagttttgctaaattgacttagttgtgatttccctctctgcatgaaagtttaaaatgagcatgtaTTAGTGCAGTataaacaagaatgttttaatgtagacacatagaatcatcatactgctgtgattatatgcatcaagtgttcattcaaggctaaggcaaaatatcgagatatacatcgtgtatcgcgatatggcttaaaaatatcgagatattaaaaaaaggccatatcgcccagccctaattccaaccattgaaatactttatatagttcaagatttacggtcatttgaaaaaatcactgcacatcataatggcagctacaatttccatcttaaagatctaaaaaatatattttggtaatgtccggcgggccagattgaaagacttaacaggccgcatgtggccgccgggccttaatttgcccaggtctgccttaaacgaataattatttagcctaagccccgtttcagccacaccaaACCAGCATTTAAGGCCCCCCCCCCGGACAAATTTGtacacggctaagtgcgccgtgtatttcttgaatctccggcacttagctttgtatggactcattgatcgtttacaaactgagttcggagaggaagtgacgccagaaagacagcgccccacacaggaaatgatgtcagaaagaacacgccacagccagcttcataaacaAGCGGTTTTGTAacttggagctaaccactggaaatacagtgaaaaaatgtgtacaaacgcttgtggaaatcacacatgaataccttaagaggaagcaattgcagctattccagatacaacacttctcagacggcaagagaactttcgaatgtccaggtcagctgtgattgtacttaccgaaaaactatgtatatttgtcgaaggagagtcaacgagaatgtaagctcctgtggatgtgataaaaaaggtagcatgtgctttgtaATACCTGGCCGACGATGGAAAACTACGCAAAACAGCGAATGTTTTTGGACCGGCAAAGCAGaccatcagttattgtccgccatgtatgtcgcggactcaacgtctaggtccagagtatataagtcaccaaaaacgaatggacaatgaaggtgaaggcaaaagagtgaggagtgtcctgaccatatatctagatccctactttgagtgatgtaaaatgttctttatcacattgtttacgtgtctaataaagatttgattaatttatgatggctcaggtgtgattcactacaatagggtcccacagcacactggattccagttaattgaaataccacaacactggatatttctcagataagttaaatttaagaacttgcacacaaaccaacactggagatgactatgacgtgcgcattttccgtgcATGCGTATTAGGACGCGTTACGCCGGCGGGGGTGGGGAGagttcttaaacggtggcattgttgtgtgtggacaaggataaggttaagtGGGATTTACCCTAGATAACCTTAgcgtaaacggggccttaggTTTACTTATTTTGCACCATTGAGAGTATTTTGGGCAAATAATTGTGATAGTAAACCAGAGAACTGGAATGATTTCAATATTTTggtgatattgttacactgtacACAAATatggttgtttaaaaaaaaaaaaaataataataaaaataaaaaataaaaaaaaaataaaaagatatatatatatatatatatatatatatattcattggcCTCAGCACTTTGTCCTGTGTTTTAGTCTTGATTatattaatcatccatccatccatttcctaccgcttgtcccttttggggtcgctagagcctatctcagctgcattcgggcggaaggcgaggtacaccctggacaagtcgccacctcatcgcagggccaacatggatagacagacaacattcacactcaggccaattttagtgttgccaatcaacctatccccaggtgcatgtctttggaggtggaaggaagccggagtacccggagggtacccacgcagtcacaggcagaacatgcaaactccacacggaaagatcccgagcccgggattgaaataccttcgtattgtgaggcaccccTGCCACACCATGCTGCCCATTATATAAATCATGATTAACAAATTAAGGGAAAAATCATTTAGTGGTTCAAAAAATCAagtaaaaagtattaaaaatactgACCCACTATTTGCTTGGTATTAGCTCATTACTAACATGTGCAGTACCGCCCATGTATAACAAACTATGGCTTACAGTACGTGCACGTGCTGTGTCctataaatcagtggtccccaaccttgttTGCATTACAGACCGGTTTATCGTTGGCAAataattttcagggaccggctttccacttgtgccagataaaaacagcaaaaataagtgcatgaaagacACAACTcacaataacgctgaattagtgggagatcggggcttgtttctttgcaatgagatgcagatggaaatcagtagggctgcgaatctttgtgtGCCCcatgatttgattcaatatcgattcttggggtcacgattcgattcaaaatcgatttttttttctgattcaacgtgattctcgattcaaaaacgatatttttccgattcaaaacaattctctattcattcaatacataggatttcagcaggatctaccccagtctgctgacatgcaagcagagtagtagattttagtaaaaagcttttataattgtaaaggacaatgttttatcaactgattgcaatattgtaaatttgtttcaactattaaatgaaccaaaaatatgacctattttacctttgtgaaaatattggacacagtgtgttgtcaaacttATGAGAAGCGATGCAAGTGtatgccactgtgacactattgttctttttttttttttttttttttttacaaatgtctaaggataatgtcaatgagggatctttaatcactgctatgttgtaattgtaactaatattgatactgttgttgataatattcatttttgattcactacttttggattgttctgtgtcgtgtttgtgtctcctctcaattgctctgtttattgccgttctgagtgttgctgggccgggtttggttttggaattggattgcattgttatggtattgctttgtgttattttgttggattgactaatttaaaaaaaattaaattaaatgaaaaataaaaataaa
Above is a window of Nerophis lumbriciformis linkage group LG35, RoL_Nlum_v2.1, whole genome shotgun sequence DNA encoding:
- the eif4ebp3l gene encoding eukaryotic translation initiation factor 4E-binding protein 3-like; protein product: MSTNDVKSCPIPTRVLTLKDWSQLPDCYSQTPGGTLFSTTPGGTRIIYDRKFLLDCRNSPLSRTPPCLPQIPGVTCPATHPGSKLQDVKEEVEEEEKDIADDNQFEMDI